From one Gammaproteobacteria bacterium genomic stretch:
- the rlmH gene encoding 23S rRNA (pseudouridine(1915)-N(3))-methyltransferase RlmH has protein sequence MRIHFLAVGQRVPAWVEEGYQEFARRLPPECRLQLTEIAAARRVKGADIERLRAEEGERLLAALPRDAHAVALDVRGAGWSTGQLAARLAEWLQGGRDVALMVGGPDGLAPECLQRADAAWSLSALTLPHALVRIVVAEQIYRAWTMYKGHPYHRA, from the coding sequence ATGCGCATCCATTTCCTCGCGGTCGGACAACGCGTCCCGGCATGGGTCGAAGAGGGTTATCAGGAGTTCGCCCGCCGGCTGCCCCCCGAGTGCCGCCTGCAATTGACCGAGATCGCCGCCGCCCGGCGTGTCAAGGGCGCGGATATCGAGCGCCTGCGCGCGGAGGAGGGCGAACGCCTGCTGGCCGCCCTGCCGCGCGACGCCCATGCCGTCGCACTCGATGTGCGCGGGGCGGGCTGGAGCACCGGGCAACTGGCCGCCCGCCTCGCCGAGTGGCTGCAGGGCGGACGGGACGTCGCGCTGATGGTCGGCGGTCCCGATGGCCTGGCGCCGGAGTGCCTGCAACGCGCCGACGCGGCCTGGTCCCTGTCCGCCCTCACCCTGCCGCATGCCCTGGTCCGCATCGTCGTCGCCGAACAGATCTACCGCGCGTGGACGATGTACAAGGGGCATCCGTATCACCGGGCGTGA
- the maf gene encoding septum formation inhibitor Maf — protein MDPLILASSSPRRRELLTQIGVAFEVVAVTVDEGLRAGEAPEDYVLRLALEKARAGVAAAGRAETRLALGADTVVVLDGEILQKPSGRAEALAMLARLSGRTHRVLSGVALAGRCECTRLSDSRVTFRRIATREREIYWETGEPADKAGAYAIQGRGAVFVERLEGSYSGVVGLPLRETAEMLAQCGADLYHSPPE, from the coding sequence ATGGATCCTTTGATTTTGGCCTCATCCTCCCCCCGCCGCCGCGAGCTGCTGACGCAGATCGGGGTGGCGTTCGAGGTCGTCGCGGTGACGGTCGATGAGGGCCTGCGTGCGGGCGAGGCGCCGGAGGACTACGTGCTCCGGCTGGCGCTGGAGAAGGCGCGCGCCGGGGTCGCGGCGGCGGGACGGGCGGAGACGCGCCTCGCGCTCGGCGCCGACACCGTGGTAGTCCTGGACGGCGAGATCCTGCAGAAACCGTCCGGGCGCGCGGAGGCGCTGGCCATGCTCGCCCGCCTGTCCGGCCGGACCCACCGGGTGCTGAGTGGCGTCGCGCTCGCGGGACGCTGCGAATGCACGCGTCTCAGCGATTCGCGGGTGACCTTCCGCCGGATCGCTACGCGTGAACGCGAGATCTACTGGGAGACCGGGGAGCCGGCGGACAAGGCCGGCGCCTACGCCATCCAGGGCCGGGGGGCGGTATTCGTCGAGCGCCTGGAGGGGAGTTACAGCGGGGTGGTTGGTCTGCCCCTGCGCGAGACGGCCGAGATGCTCGCCCAGTGCGGCGCGGATCTGTATCACTCACCGCCGGAGTAA
- the rng gene encoding ribonuclease G, translating to MSDEVLVNVTPRETRVAIVENGLLQEVHVERASKRGLVGNIYRGVVSRILPGMQAAFVDIGLERTAFLHAADIQSAGDNGEEGAPRKAPENIANLLQEGQRVLVQVIKDPLGSKGARLTMHITIPSRYLVYVPDMNGVGVSQKIEREEERVRLRDFVLELRGEGATGGYIVRTAAEGVARDGLQEDMSFLSRLWTSISQRVAEGGEDGLVYQALPLVMRILRDSPGNRIETVRIDSRETSQAVLEFVRNFIPELVPRIEHYPGQRPIFDLYSVEDEILKALRRKVQLKSGGYLIIDQTESMTTIDVNTGAFVGHRNLEETIFKTNLEAAQAIARQLRLRNLGGIIIIDFIDMLAEEHKRQVLRALEKTMESDRAKRYISEVSPLGLVEMTRERTRESLEHVLCEPCPSCEGRGLVKTRETVCYEIFREILRESRQFEAREFLVLAAQGVVDMLLDEESTSLAELEAFIGKSIKLQVESLYTQEQFDVVML from the coding sequence GTGAGTGACGAAGTCCTGGTCAATGTGACGCCGCGCGAAACCCGCGTCGCCATCGTGGAGAACGGCCTGTTGCAGGAGGTGCACGTCGAGCGGGCCAGCAAGCGCGGCCTGGTCGGCAACATCTATCGCGGCGTGGTCAGCCGCATCCTGCCCGGGATGCAGGCCGCCTTCGTCGACATCGGCCTCGAGCGCACCGCGTTTCTGCACGCCGCCGATATCCAGTCCGCGGGCGATAACGGCGAGGAGGGCGCCCCGCGCAAGGCCCCGGAAAACATCGCGAACCTGCTGCAGGAAGGGCAGCGGGTGCTGGTGCAGGTAATCAAGGATCCGCTCGGCAGCAAGGGCGCCCGCCTCACCATGCACATCACCATCCCGTCGCGTTACCTGGTCTACGTCCCCGATATGAACGGGGTCGGCGTCTCCCAGAAGATTGAGCGGGAGGAAGAGCGCGTCCGGCTGCGCGACTTCGTACTCGAGCTGCGCGGCGAGGGCGCGACCGGGGGCTACATCGTGCGTACCGCGGCGGAAGGCGTGGCCCGGGACGGGCTGCAGGAGGACATGAGCTTCCTCTCCCGGCTGTGGACGTCGATCAGCCAGCGCGTGGCGGAGGGCGGCGAGGACGGACTCGTATACCAGGCGCTCCCGCTCGTGATGCGCATCCTGCGCGACTCTCCCGGCAACCGCATCGAAACCGTCCGCATCGATTCGCGCGAAACCAGCCAGGCCGTGCTGGAGTTCGTCCGTAATTTCATTCCCGAGCTCGTGCCCCGCATCGAGCACTATCCCGGCCAGCGCCCGATCTTCGACCTGTATTCGGTGGAGGACGAGATCCTGAAGGCGCTCAGGCGCAAGGTCCAGCTCAAGTCCGGCGGCTATCTGATCATCGACCAGACCGAGTCGATGACCACCATCGACGTCAACACCGGCGCCTTCGTCGGTCACCGCAATCTCGAGGAGACCATTTTCAAGACCAATCTGGAGGCCGCGCAGGCCATCGCGCGCCAGCTCCGCCTGCGCAATCTGGGTGGCATCATCATCATCGATTTCATCGACATGCTCGCGGAGGAGCACAAGCGACAGGTGCTGCGGGCGCTGGAGAAGACGATGGAGTCGGACCGCGCCAAGCGCTATATTTCCGAGGTCTCACCGCTCGGCCTGGTGGAGATGACGCGTGAACGTACCCGCGAGAGCCTGGAGCATGTGCTGTGCGAGCCCTGCCCGTCCTGCGAGGGGCGCGGGCTGGTCAAGACGCGCGAGACCGTGTGCTACGAGATCTTCCGCGAGATCCTGCGCGAGTCGCGCCAGTTCGAGGCCCGCGAGTTTCTGGTGCTGGCCGCCCAGGGCGTGGTCGACATGCTGCTGGATGAGGAATCGACCAGCCTGGCCGAGCTCGAAGCCTTCATCGGCAAATCGATCAAGCTGCAGGTCGAGTCGCTGTATACCCAGGAGCAGTTCGACGTAGTCATGCTGTGA